From Sphingomonas hengshuiensis, one genomic window encodes:
- a CDS encoding type IV secretory system conjugative DNA transfer family protein, which produces MRLETLASWSMRLMSMAQDADRREREEESRAHAAYQHYLMATAAPSGKYGDGRLASIHDAHDAGLLDANGLFLGVLDGRALFFAGDGQMLSYARAGSGKGRDWILPNLAHVRDRSLLVVDVKDGENCFASFKHRSQTLGQPCIYLNPFGLLGLPNTAINPLQTLTDIVQGGGEIDTQADEIAQILLPPGPKDGGNGWVRKGALRLLATRMEYLAHCEPDQCNLGGLWRFVNASTDDLDRAFMMMETCGIEGIARRAGALRATFVDAPKQFEAYKSEAIEALNPFEPGKTLERATRSHGFDFARLKHEPHTVYLITPSEKLGVIAPWISLIVNYAIEAIAREPGQLRTCFILDEFPQLPPAPAILKALRLYRGRGIQLWIFSQGRFSMESRWSREAVKEFEDQAAVFTMTGVEDPDLLRDVEKWSGNRTIVTHGLNVGGGAVESAGTNRSEARRPVLQSEDIRAVGAGRQIIKVAGVPPLFVCERLPFYTVDPWKDQIGDVRELHKGQIATHKT; this is translated from the coding sequence ATGCGGCTTGAAACACTGGCAAGCTGGTCCATGCGCCTGATGAGCATGGCACAGGATGCCGACCGGCGTGAGCGCGAGGAGGAATCCCGCGCTCATGCTGCGTATCAGCACTACCTCATGGCCACGGCTGCCCCGTCCGGCAAATATGGCGACGGGCGGCTGGCCAGCATCCATGATGCTCATGATGCCGGGCTGCTTGATGCCAACGGCCTGTTTCTCGGCGTGCTCGATGGCCGCGCATTGTTCTTTGCCGGTGACGGGCAGATGCTGAGCTACGCCCGCGCCGGTTCCGGCAAGGGGCGGGACTGGATACTGCCCAATCTCGCCCATGTGCGTGACCGCTCGCTGCTGGTCGTGGACGTGAAGGATGGCGAAAACTGTTTCGCTTCCTTCAAGCATCGTTCCCAGACGCTGGGCCAGCCCTGCATCTATCTCAACCCGTTCGGGCTGCTCGGCCTGCCGAACACGGCCATCAACCCGCTGCAAACCCTGACCGACATTGTGCAGGGCGGCGGCGAGATTGACACGCAGGCCGATGAGATCGCGCAAATCCTGCTGCCGCCCGGCCCGAAAGACGGCGGCAATGGCTGGGTGCGCAAAGGCGCACTCCGCCTGCTGGCAACCCGGATGGAATATCTGGCGCATTGCGAGCCTGACCAGTGCAATCTGGGCGGCCTGTGGCGCTTCGTGAACGCCTCCACTGATGACCTGGATAGAGCGTTCATGATGATGGAAACCTGCGGCATAGAAGGCATCGCCCGCCGCGCCGGGGCGCTCCGGGCAACCTTCGTCGATGCGCCAAAACAGTTTGAAGCCTACAAGTCGGAAGCCATAGAAGCCCTGAACCCGTTCGAGCCGGGCAAGACGCTGGAACGCGCCACGCGGTCACACGGCTTTGACTTCGCCCGGCTCAAGCATGAGCCGCACACGGTTTACCTCATTACCCCTTCGGAGAAGCTGGGCGTCATCGCGCCGTGGATCAGCCTCATCGTGAACTATGCGATTGAAGCGATTGCCCGCGAGCCGGGCCAGCTTCGCACCTGCTTCATCCTCGATGAGTTTCCCCAGCTTCCGCCTGCGCCCGCGATTCTGAAAGCCCTGCGGTTGTATCGTGGCCGGGGCATCCAGCTATGGATATTCTCACAGGGGCGGTTTTCGATGGAAAGCCGCTGGTCGCGGGAAGCGGTGAAGGAATTTGAGGATCAGGCCGCCGTGTTCACGATGACCGGCGTGGAAGACCCGGACCTGCTGCGCGATGTCGAGAAATGGTCGGGCAACCGCACCATCGTCACCCACGGCCTGAACGTGGGCGGGGGCGCTGTGGAAAGCGCAGGCACCAACCGCAGCGAGGCGCGCCGCCCGGTGCTGCAATCAGAGGATATCCGCGCGGTCGGCGCGGGCAGGCAGATCATCAAAGTTGCTGGCGTGCCGCCGCTGTTCGTCTGTGAGCGCCTGCCGTTCTACACGGTCGATCCGTGGAAGGATCAGATTGGCGATGTGCGTGAGCTGCACAAGGGGCAAATTGCAACTCACAAAACCTAA
- a CDS encoding IS110 family RNA-guided transposase: MTITTIGLDLAKSVFQAHGIDESGATVLVKKLHRKQMLPFFSKLPPCLIAVEACGTAHHWARTLAAMGHEVRLIPPSYVKAYVKRGKSDALDAEAICEAVQRPTMRFVPVKTIEQQGILMTHRARSLLVRQRTMLANALRAHLAELGHVANPGIGNLAKLAEQVMADRNALPSYARTALEILIRQIMAVSAEIAELDQQLAAWHTESEASRRLAAIPGLGIITATAIAATVTDAEQFSSGRQFAAWLGLTPQQHSTGGKTRLGGISKQGDRYLRRLLVVGATAVMRHVKDKPTPMADWIRKLSEKKPFRLVSVALANKLARIAWVVLTRKEAYHPYANLT; encoded by the coding sequence ATGACGATCACGACGATTGGGCTCGATCTGGCGAAGAGCGTATTCCAGGCACACGGCATCGACGAGAGCGGTGCCACGGTGCTGGTGAAGAAACTGCACCGCAAGCAGATGCTGCCTTTCTTCTCGAAGCTGCCGCCTTGCCTGATCGCGGTGGAGGCCTGCGGAACCGCGCATCACTGGGCTCGCACGCTTGCAGCGATGGGCCACGAAGTCCGCCTGATACCGCCATCGTACGTCAAGGCTTACGTGAAGCGGGGCAAGAGCGATGCGCTAGACGCCGAAGCGATCTGCGAAGCCGTGCAGCGGCCGACAATGCGGTTCGTACCCGTCAAGACGATCGAGCAGCAGGGCATTCTTATGACCCATCGCGCCCGATCCCTTCTCGTACGGCAACGGACGATGCTCGCCAACGCTCTGCGTGCGCATCTTGCCGAGCTGGGCCACGTTGCCAACCCCGGCATTGGCAACCTCGCCAAGCTGGCCGAGCAGGTGATGGCTGACAGGAATGCCTTGCCATCCTACGCCCGTACGGCATTGGAGATATTGATCCGACAGATCATGGCCGTCAGCGCCGAGATTGCGGAACTGGATCAGCAGCTTGCCGCTTGGCATACCGAGAGCGAGGCCAGTCGCCGACTTGCCGCGATCCCCGGCCTCGGCATCATCACGGCAACAGCAATAGCTGCAACCGTTACGGATGCCGAGCAGTTCTCTTCAGGCAGGCAGTTCGCCGCCTGGCTCGGTCTGACACCGCAACAACACTCAACCGGGGGAAAAACCAGACTTGGCGGCATCTCCAAACAGGGCGACCGATACCTGCGCCGATTGCTCGTCGTCGGAGCCACCGCAGTCATGCGCCACGTCAAGGATAAGCCAACGCCGATGGCGGACTGGATCAGGAAGCTCTCCGAGAAAAAGCCCTTCCGGCTCGTCTCGGTGGCCCTGGCTAACAAACTCGCTCGGATCGCTTGGGTCGTGCTGACCCGCAAGGAGGCCTATCACCCTTACGCCAATTTGACCTGA
- a CDS encoding queuosine precursor transporter: MNEGARPPAAIAASALTGGHFRYYDFVMAAFVAIILLSNVLGAGKVAQVWLPGIGYWPFGAGILFFPVSYVIGDVLTEVYGYARARRVIWAGTGAVLFMAVMAWVVVALPPAPSWGNQGAYETIFGQVPRIVFASVCAFWAGEFVNSYVLARMKLLTRGRMLWARTIGSTIAGQGVDSLIFYPLAFLYAVGWTTDLVIQVLFTQWALKVAWEVVLTPVTYVVIGFLKRREGVDVYDEGTDFTPFATRV, from the coding sequence ATGAATGAAGGGGCACGACCACCCGCGGCAATCGCCGCCAGCGCGCTGACCGGCGGGCATTTTCGCTATTACGATTTCGTCATGGCCGCGTTCGTTGCGATCATCCTGCTGTCGAACGTGCTTGGCGCGGGCAAGGTCGCGCAGGTCTGGCTGCCGGGAATCGGCTATTGGCCGTTCGGCGCGGGGATTTTGTTCTTTCCCGTCTCTTATGTGATCGGCGACGTCCTTACCGAAGTCTATGGCTATGCCCGTGCGCGCCGGGTGATCTGGGCGGGGACGGGCGCCGTGCTGTTCATGGCGGTGATGGCGTGGGTCGTCGTCGCGCTGCCGCCGGCGCCGAGCTGGGGCAACCAGGGCGCCTATGAGACGATTTTCGGCCAGGTGCCGCGGATCGTGTTCGCATCGGTCTGCGCCTTCTGGGCGGGCGAGTTCGTCAATTCCTATGTGCTCGCCCGGATGAAGTTGCTGACTCGCGGCAGGATGCTGTGGGCGCGCACGATCGGCTCGACGATCGCGGGGCAGGGGGTCGACAGCCTGATCTTCTATCCGCTCGCCTTTCTATACGCGGTGGGATGGACCACCGATCTGGTGATCCAGGTGCTGTTCACCCAATGGGCGCTCAAGGTCGCGTGGGAGGTCGTGCTGACGCCGGTGACCTATGTCGTCATCGGGTTTCTCAAGCGGCGCGAGGGCGTCGACGTGTATGACGAGGGCACCGACTTCACGCCGTTCGCCACGCGCGTCTGA
- a CDS encoding ArsR/SmtB family transcription factor yields the protein MSNPTSPTDAVGALSALAHEQRLAVFRLLVKAGPEGLSAGAIAEALQSAPSSLSFHLAHLHRAGLVSQRRESRSLIYTASYDSLVGLIGFLLEDCCGGRPELCEPLTDLIRQATCCPAPVQSARA from the coding sequence ATGTCGAATCCAACATCCCCGACCGATGCAGTCGGTGCTCTCAGCGCCCTCGCTCACGAGCAGAGGCTGGCCGTGTTTCGTCTGCTGGTCAAAGCCGGGCCGGAAGGCTTGTCGGCAGGCGCGATTGCCGAGGCGCTGCAAAGCGCGCCGTCTTCCCTGTCGTTTCATCTCGCCCACCTTCACCGCGCAGGGCTGGTATCCCAGCGACGCGAAAGCCGGTCGCTGATTTACACCGCCAGCTATGACAGTCTGGTCGGCCTGATCGGCTTCCTGCTGGAAGATTGCTGCGGTGGTCGCCCCGAATTGTGCGAGCCTTTAACGGATTTGATCCGGCAGGCGACCTGCTGCCCGGCTCCTGTTCAGAGTGCGCGGGCATGA
- a CDS encoding recombinase family protein, with the protein MSRNTNQKAIIYCRVSDAKQKVRGDGLGSQETRCREYAAYRQLDVLEVFREDYTGATADRPAMRAALAMLRKNRRDPLVIIIDDLSRLARDVVSFRKLRDDISAAGGLLESPSIVFREDSDSLFMENVLASAAQHQRQKNAEQTKNRMRARVMNGYWVFQAPWGYRFERQSGGGKVLVRNEPLASIIKEALEGYASGRFDSQAEVKRFFEATPPFPTGRDGLVLNERVHQILTQPLYAGYLEVPSWKLPLQKAQHEGLISLETFDLIHMWTPPWQGHFVGMGLIGCFHMSGLFVRHTCCRWP; encoded by the coding sequence ATGAGCAGAAACACAAACCAGAAAGCTATTATCTATTGCCGCGTGTCCGACGCGAAACAGAAGGTGCGCGGCGACGGCCTCGGCAGCCAGGAAACGCGCTGCCGGGAATATGCGGCTTATCGCCAGTTGGACGTGCTGGAAGTATTCCGTGAGGATTACACCGGCGCAACCGCTGACCGGCCAGCGATGCGCGCCGCGCTCGCCATGCTCCGCAAAAATCGCCGCGATCCGCTGGTCATCATCATCGATGATCTCTCCCGCCTTGCCCGCGATGTCGTCTCATTCCGCAAGCTGCGTGATGACATTTCCGCAGCCGGTGGCCTGCTGGAATCGCCGTCCATCGTGTTCCGCGAGGATTCGGACAGCCTGTTCATGGAGAACGTGCTGGCCAGCGCGGCCCAGCATCAGCGCCAGAAGAATGCCGAGCAGACCAAGAACCGGATGCGCGCCCGCGTCATGAACGGCTATTGGGTGTTTCAGGCACCATGGGGTTATCGCTTCGAGCGCCAGTCCGGCGGCGGCAAAGTGCTGGTGCGCAATGAGCCGCTGGCCTCGATCATCAAAGAGGCGCTGGAAGGCTATGCGTCTGGCCGCTTCGATTCACAGGCGGAGGTGAAGCGGTTTTTTGAAGCAACGCCTCCCTTCCCGACTGGCCGGGACGGCTTGGTTCTGAATGAGCGCGTGCATCAGATACTGACCCAGCCGCTTTATGCGGGCTATCTTGAGGTTCCAAGCTGGAAGCTGCCCTTGCAGAAGGCCCAGCATGAGGGCCTGATTTCGCTGGAAACCTTTGACCTGATTCATATGTGGACGCCCCCTTGGCAAGGGCATTTTGTCGGGATGGGTTTGATCGGTTGCTTTCATATGTCCGGCCTGTTTGTGCGGCATACGTGTTGCCGCTGGCCCTGA